A region from the Hydra vulgaris chromosome 08, alternate assembly HydraT2T_AEP genome encodes:
- the LOC136083175 gene encoding histone-lysine N-methyltransferase SETMAR-like — protein sequence MEKFEYRAYIKTRALLGVSAKAISDELRESLEDDPRSGHPRTTYTAENIERVRAIIEKNPHTTHNIIEPLTSINRFTINEIIHNALKKRKLSSRWIPHELTDQNHKNRVEACKENLALFRNGPWRLCDIITGDELWLYLRQVGHKSANASWVSEGESPRTVVRCDRFQPKNMFYIFFKTTGVLHLGYVEKGDTITSEYYIKNCLKSLICEINKQRPKTGAQNFKFLHDNARPHVTETVTNCLNQAGITIIRHPPYSPDLAPSDYWLFDLIKKKKLDNVTDVESQKTRITKLLQSILKEEYKKRLTNGLKGFNFV from the exons atggaaaaatttgaATATCGAGCATATATTAAAACCCGTGCTCTACTCGGAGTTTCCGCAAAAGCAATATCCGATGAGTTG AGAGAGAGTCTCGAAGATGATCCTCGCTCAGGGCACCCTCGAACCACGTATACTGCTGAGAATATTGAACGTGTGCGAgccattattgaaaaaaatccgCATACAACACATAATATAATTGAACCCCTGACATCGATTAATCGTTTTACAATCAACGAAATCATTCACAACgcacttaaaaaaagaaaattgtcatCACGTTGGATACCCCACGAGTTAACCGATCAAAATCACAAGAATAGAGTTGAGGCATGTAAGGAAAATTTAGCCCTTTTCAGAAACGGCCCATGGAGACTATGTGATATTATTACAGGGGATGAGTTGTGGCTTTATTTGAGACAAGTTGGACACAAGTCGGCTAATGCTAGTTGGGTCAGTGAAGGTGAAAGTCCAAGAACTGTAGTAAGATGCGACAGGTTTCAGCCAAAAAACATGTTCTACATCTTCTTCAAAACAACAGGTGTTCTTCATTTGGGTTATGTTGAAAAGGGAGACACCATTACTAgcgaatattatataaaaaattgtttgaaatctcttatatgtgaaataaataagcaaagaCCTAAAACAGGcgctcaaaattttaaatttctccaTGATAACGCTCGACCCCATGTGACTGAAACCGTCACAAATTGTCTAAACCAAGCTGGAATTACAATAATTCGCCACCCACCATACTCACCAGACTTAGCTCCATCCGATTATTGGCTATTcgacttgataaaaaaaaaaaaacttgataacgTTACTGACGTCGAAAGTCAAAAAACTCGCATAACGAAGCTACTTCAAAGTATACTCAAAGAAGAGTATAAAAAACGTTTGACAAATGGCTTGAAAGGATTCAACTTTGTATAG
- the LOC136083705 gene encoding uncharacterized protein LOC136083705 has protein sequence MYACYLCNTSFSYISQLRVHLQRHKDNGQLCIPIYCRQENCKSSFTVLFNFLRHLISYHQKNTDVNREVVLFEGETQVDILCNSTVSSALCANHLIDGSTSSLNPVSSVNSLDFLIDVKTEGASLVTQLRANSSIPYGIIPTIIQSYNNMTRSFSGYFKEELNSSLLLAGVDCAIIDQVSRNMESKLELCKNSLDFLSTRYRIDSYFAGHPLMVQPEVIYYMPRLESHCGRTDFVYDQFQYVSVKKTLFTLFQNNSYVEAFLLNKCRPRVLSDFSDGSRFREHYLFNDVSKTSIMLQLFYDGLGVTNPLRSQGSVHNIGVFYYTIKNLSPVFNSCFGNVYLFAMGYTRDIAIYGYGPILEKFVSEIKELSTLGLNGIYPVLGNHTIYASLCQVTCDNLALNSLFGFIESFSASYFCTICYATKDDIQTKFEEELFEKRTVDSHKTDLANLKASRLSNESNTAKSKIHFRGVKTECPLNKIKGFHVTDNWCLDIMHTLLEGVVLVELGCIFHGLCVLDKCLTLSEINKAICLFWGKITVEKNHKPVQILKIHEPGHVLAPSMKAV, from the coding sequence ATGTATGCATGTTATCTTTGTAATACAAGTTTTAGTTATATATCTCAGTTAAGGGTTCATTTGCAGCGACATAAAGACAACGGACAATTGTGTATACCAATATATTGTCGCcaagaaaattgtaaaagttcttttactgttttgtttaattttcttcGTCATCTGATTTCTTATCACCAAAAAAACACTGACGTCAATCGTGAAGTAGTTTTATTTGAAGGTGAAACCCAAGTAGATATTTTGTGTAACTCTACAGTCAGCTCTGCACTTTGCGCAAACCACCTAATAGATGGTTCTACTAGTAGTCTGAATCCAGTGTCTTCTGTGAactctttagattttttaattgatgttaaAACCGAAGGAGCATCACTTGTCACTCAACTTCGTGCTAATAGCAGTATACCTTATGGTATCATTCCTACAATTATCCAATCATATAACAATATGACAAGATCATTTTCAGGTTATTTTAAAGAAGAACTTAATAGCAGTTTGTTATTAGCTGGTGTTGATTGTGCAATTATTGACCAAGTTTCAAGGAACATGGAAAGCAAATTAGAACTATGCAAAAATTCACTTGATTTTCTGTCAACACGTTATCGTATTGATTCATATTTTGCAGGACATCCTTTGATGGTTCAACCTGAAGTTATTTACTATATGCCACGGTTAGAATCTCATTGTGGGAGAACTGATTTTGTGTATGATCAATTTCAATATGTTTCtgtgaaaaaaacattatttactttatttcagAACAACAGTTATGTAGAAGCTTTCTTGCTTAATAAATGCAGACCTAGGGTGTTAAGTGACTTTTCTGATGGAAGCCGTTTTAGGGAGCATTACCTTTTTAATGATGTCTCTAAAACTTCAATTATGCTCCAATTGTTTTATGATGGCTTAGGTGTAACAAATCCACTTAGAAGTCAAGGTTCTGTACATAACATTGGTGTTTTTTATTACACTATCAAAAACCTTTCACCAGTATTCAACTCATGTTTTGGTAATGTTTATTTGTTTGCAATGGGCTATACTCGTGATATTGCAATTTATGGATATGGaccaattttagaaaaatttgtatCTGAAATAAAGGAGTTAAGCACTCTTGGATTAAATGGAATATATCCGGTTTTAGGAAATCATACAATTTATGCAAGTCTTTGTCAAGTTACTTGTGATAATTTGGCTCTCAATAGTTTATTTGGGTTTATTGAATCTTTTTCAGCCAGTTATTTTTGTACAATTTGCTATGCAACTAAAGACGATATTCAGACAAAATTTGAAGAAGAACTGTTTGAGAAGCGTACTGTTGATAGCCACAAAACAGATCTTGCTAACTTGAAAGCAAGTAGATTGAGCAATGAAAGCAATACAGCTAAATCAAAAATCCATTTTAGAGGTGTTAAGACTGAATGTccacttaataaaataaaaggctTTCATGTTACTGATAACTGGTGTCTGGATATTATGCATACTTTATTGGAGGGTGTTGTACTTGTTGAGTTAGGTTGTATTTTTCATGGTTTATGTGTGCTTGACAAGTGTCTAACCttatctgaaataaataaagctatttgtttattttgggGTAAAATAACTGTTGAAAAGAATCATAAGCctgtacaaattttaaaaatacacgAACCAGGTCATGTACTTGCACCATCAATGAAAGCAGTATAG
- the LOC136083174 gene encoding uncharacterized protein LOC136083174: MDHRNLQLNLKNKDGNSGIVKLRLFFNLDGLPVFKSSKLSIWPILMSFRDYNHIGALPVELHCVVEKPNLNFYLKQLVDELQILSVPFDLKGQQMVISDVDFICDTPARSFAQNIFNHNAYYGCGYCNIKGEYCYNRIIFTDQNCTPRSDESYKSISENNQHGPSPLLNIPQLSGLQSSCPPEYMHLVLQGVVKKLCTYYFTKVPFLHLSCRLSQHLLSKLSAEIDDIRKYLPSEFHRKLSSLVNFKNWKASEF, from the coding sequence ATGGACCATcgtaatttacaattaaatttaaaaaataaagatggcAACAGTGGCATAGTAAAATTACgactgttttttaatttagatggTTTGCctgtttttaaatcttctaaattATCTATTTGGCCAATTCTAATGTCATTTAGGGATTATAATCATATTGGTGCACTTCCTGTAGAATTGCACTGTGTTGTAGAAAAaccaaatttgaatttttatcttaaaCAACTGGTTGATGAATTGCAAATTTTAAGTGTTCCTTTTGATTTGAAAGGACAACAAATGGTTATTTCTGATGTTGATTTTATCTGCGATACCCCTGCACGTTCATttgctcaaaatatttttaatcacaaTGCATACTACGGATGTGGGTACTGTAATATCAAAGGTGAGTATTGTTACAATCGTATTATTTTTACAGATCAGAATTGTACACCACGTTCTGATGAAAGTTACAAAAGTATATCAGAAAATAATCAGCATGGCCCTTCACCTCTTTTGAATATTCCTCAATTAAGTGGACTGCAATCGTCATGTCCTCCAGAATATATGCATCTGGTACTCCAAGGTGTGGTGAAAAAGTTATGCACATATTATTTCACTAAAGTACCTTTTCTGCATTTATCTTGTAGACTTTCACAACATTTACTGAGTAAATTATCCGCTGAAATCGATGATATAAGGAAGTATTTACCATCAGAATTCCACAGAAAACTTAGTTctttggttaattttaaaaactggaaaGCCTCTGAATTTTGA
- the LOC136083173 gene encoding uncharacterized protein LOC136083173 translates to MPDVNEEIMMFDLANYQSKGGIFSKSFIWTAVGITQPINWWKGLCSFTELSKVASRILQLPASSAACERSFSTYSNIHSAKRNRLTTERAGKLVFISQNLKLENIENTSYKNGTSITTPQINNSSVNKVPSTSMPWAESEAVNIESDSDFVYESLDEGSLGREDSDSESTPI, encoded by the coding sequence ATGCCTGATGTAAACGAAGAAATTATGATGTTTGACTTGGCTAATTACCAATCAAAGGGtggtatattttcaaaatcttttatttggaCTGCAGTTGGAATAACTCAACCCATAAATTGGTGGAAAGGATTGTGTTCCTTTACTGAACTATCAAAAGTTGCGTCTAGAATTCTTCAGCTACCAGCTTCAAGTGCAGCATGTGAGAGAAGTTTTAGCACTTATTCTAACATTCATAGTGCGAAAAGAAATCGCTTAACGACTGAAAGGGCTGGAAAACTAGTTTTCatttcacaaaatttaaaacttgaaaatattgaaaacaccAGTTATAAAAATGGTACAAGCATAACTACTCCTCAAATTAATAACTCGAGTGTAAATAAAGTTCCTAGCACTTCAATGCCTTGGGCAGAGTCTGAAGCAGTTAATATAGAAAGTGACAGTGACTTTGTTTATGAATCATTAGATGAGGGTAGTCTAGGGCGGGAAGACTCTGACTCAGAAAGCACACCCATTTAG
- the LOC136083707 gene encoding uncharacterized protein LOC136083707: MNYIEYLYCDSEVLELKNCDIIMSEKLKNWSMDDWRSRGQTLMEDDLQIKAMHKDGINAACILQVSVGIDTKLLIQKIQKLVVNKNFTPKNGLLRLIDRVGQTKRQSIPPLNHILTAESEVEIEFNTSKKQENSYKSTKRKEKRKSLSEEPSLPSWPLWEPPKLPNSNSNLLSVSASMDQVDDSPVTQTVSPSELQSVSQIQPLLHSSSSFSLPSQKNGIDQINNFILKANVEPNTVEGIQFIVNAMYRKVCGLKTEMRTIRSLLNTNHGNNENINIDYLPANSVEEFDSLEKKIIHSNDKDIICRKMKQIGGKNVSDFLKNALKTCITDKLCCSINRTGADKKRRFIGPVESLIFDAAYCLFPTATESSMTTLIAKHLKKSKDRYFATRKRNSSLTNDLNSPVRKFRKLNTDSCSDSS, encoded by the exons atgaattatattgaatatttGTATTGTGACAGTGAAGTTCTGGAATTAAAAAACTGTGACATAATAATGTCAGAGAAACTAAAAAATTGGTCTATGGATGATTGGAGATCTCGTGGTCAAACATTAATGGAAGATGACCTTCAAATAAAGGCAATGCATAAGGATGGTATAAATGCGGCATGCATATTACag gtttcAGTTGGAATTGATACGAAATTGcttattcaaaaaattcaaaaacttgtagtaaacaaaaattttactcCTAAAAACGGACTCCTTAGACTTATTGATCGTGTGGGTCAAACCAAAAGGCAGAGCATTCCACCATTGAAT CATATTCTCACTGCAGAATCAGAAGTAGAAATTGAATTTAATACATCAAAAAAACAAGAGAACTCCTATAAATCTACAAAACggaaagagaaaagaaaaagcCTTTCTGAAGAACCGTCTTTACCATCATGGCCGTTGTGGGAGCCACCAAAGCTCCCCAATTCCAATTCA AACCTTCTGTCTGTCTCTGCCTCAATGGATCAAGTAGATGACTCGCCAGTTACACAGACAGTGTCTCCATCAGAGTTGCAGTCTGTTTCACAAATTCAACCACTATTGCATTCATCTTCTTCCTTTTCTTTGCCATCTCAAAAAAATGGGATAGaccaaataaataactttattctgAAAGCAAACGTTGAACCCAATACTGTTGAAGGCATTCAATTTATAGTGAATGCCATGTACAGAAAAGTTTGTGGGTTGAAAACCGAAATGCGTACCATACGTTCACTTTTAAACACTAACCATGGTAataacgaaaatataaatatagattattTACCAGCAAATTCAGTTGAAGAGTTTGATtcactagaaaaaaaaataattcactcTAATGATAAAGATATCATTTGCAGAAAGATGAAGCAAATTGGTGGGAAAAATGTaagtgactttttaaaaaatgctttaaaaacttgcATAACAGACAAGCTATGTTGCAGCATCAATCGAACTGGTGCAGATAAAAAGCGTAGGTTTATAGGACCAGTCGAAAGTTTGATTTTTGATGCAGCTTACTGTTTATTTCCAACTGCCACTGAATCCAGTATGACTACCTTAATTGCGAAACACTTGAAAAAATCTAAAGATCGATATTTTGCAACAAGAAAGAGAAATTCTTCTTTAACAAATGATTTAAACAGTCCTGTTAGAAAATTTCGAAAATTAAACACTGACTCGTGTAGTGATTccagttaa